The following coding sequences are from one Sphingobium sp. V4 window:
- a CDS encoding TonB-dependent receptor, producing MNKGLIARLPRLSLAFAMVVGSTAAYAQESAQDDNGGGLGDIVVTASKRETSAQSTPIALSAFDQATLAANGATDLRSLQNVAPTLQIGMSGTNTLLTIRGISSRDFTEIGDPAVAVSVDNFYIQRAAALNASVFDVERVEVLRGPQGTLYGRNATAGAININSVKPELGKVAGFGSIEYGNYNTLRAEGAINLPIGDKIAVRASFLSSSHDGYSNNSGVPRDGDDDDTQAARLHVLYKPTDRLSILLTGEYTKVGGVGPVAYGQPYSYTSAGTVNHGEVDLNTRRNWALNTPGSVDIEAKSIRGQISYDLEFATISYFGGYRKFIFHRVNDTDGTAINSNAGYLTFPQNENEDTQNHELRITSSDDGPFTWQGGFYYFKEQNDLLSYFGSSNTVPATYSRTFSYDVGAESKAAFAQIGYMLTDQLQFEGGIRYSDDSKYRVGYNIVNGVRTNQDSQTKIDKVTWHVGINAQITPRNLIYAKIDTGYKSGGFTDLNEYGPESVTAYEIGTKNRFLDNQLQFNLTGFYYDYKDLQVSQYREDARTVILNAGKAEIYGLELETIFEPTSNDRIDFSANWLHARYTEFAVASGGVNVSYEGNKMIQSPDWSLAGGYQHIFDLGNAELTARVQSHYQTRSYFSYRNYKSESEGAFTKTDFTLNYAPNDASWSVLLYLRNIENKRVITDVTEYASTSVYRFQFSEPRTYGARLTYKF from the coding sequence ATGAATAAGGGTTTGATCGCGCGGCTGCCGCGCCTGTCTCTGGCTTTTGCGATGGTTGTCGGCTCGACCGCAGCCTATGCGCAGGAAAGCGCTCAAGACGATAATGGTGGCGGTCTGGGCGACATCGTCGTCACCGCAAGCAAGCGCGAAACCTCTGCTCAATCTACTCCCATCGCCCTGAGCGCTTTCGATCAGGCGACACTGGCTGCCAATGGCGCCACCGACCTGCGGTCGCTCCAGAATGTCGCGCCGACGCTTCAGATCGGCATGTCGGGCACCAATACGCTGCTGACCATCCGTGGTATTTCCAGCCGCGATTTCACCGAAATCGGCGATCCGGCCGTCGCCGTCAGTGTCGACAATTTCTACATCCAGCGCGCTGCTGCGCTCAATGCCAGCGTGTTCGACGTCGAGCGTGTCGAGGTGCTGCGCGGACCGCAGGGTACGCTTTATGGTCGCAATGCGACCGCCGGTGCGATCAACATCAATTCGGTGAAGCCGGAACTGGGCAAGGTCGCGGGCTTCGGTTCGATCGAATATGGCAATTACAACACGTTGCGGGCCGAAGGGGCGATCAACCTGCCCATCGGCGACAAGATCGCGGTGCGTGCGTCCTTCCTGAGTTCCAGCCATGACGGCTATTCGAACAATAGTGGCGTGCCGCGCGACGGCGATGATGACGATACGCAGGCCGCACGTCTGCATGTGCTGTACAAGCCGACCGATCGGCTGAGCATCCTGCTGACCGGCGAATATACCAAGGTCGGCGGCGTTGGCCCCGTCGCCTATGGCCAGCCCTATAGCTATACCAGCGCCGGCACGGTGAACCATGGTGAGGTCGACCTGAACACCCGTCGTAACTGGGCGCTCAATACGCCGGGCAGCGTGGATATCGAGGCGAAGTCGATCCGTGGCCAGATCAGCTATGATCTCGAATTCGCGACGATCAGCTATTTCGGCGGCTATCGCAAATTCATCTTCCACCGCGTCAACGACACGGATGGCACGGCGATCAACAGCAATGCCGGTTACCTGACCTTCCCGCAGAACGAGAATGAAGATACGCAGAACCACGAGTTGCGCATCACATCGAGCGACGATGGTCCGTTCACCTGGCAGGGCGGCTTCTATTATTTCAAGGAACAGAATGACCTTCTGTCCTATTTCGGTTCGTCCAACACCGTGCCGGCCACCTATTCGCGTACTTTCTCCTATGATGTGGGGGCGGAATCGAAGGCGGCTTTCGCCCAGATCGGTTACATGCTGACCGATCAGCTGCAGTTCGAAGGCGGCATCCGGTATAGCGACGATTCCAAATATCGTGTCGGCTACAATATCGTGAATGGTGTTCGCACCAATCAGGACAGCCAGACCAAGATCGACAAGGTGACCTGGCATGTTGGCATCAACGCCCAGATCACGCCGCGCAACCTGATCTATGCAAAGATCGACACCGGCTACAAGTCGGGCGGCTTCACGGACCTCAACGAATATGGTCCGGAAAGCGTCACGGCCTATGAAATCGGCACCAAGAACCGCTTTCTGGACAATCAGTTGCAGTTCAACCTGACCGGTTTCTATTATGACTATAAGGATTTGCAGGTCAGCCAGTATCGCGAAGATGCCCGCACGGTCATCCTGAATGCGGGCAAGGCGGAGATTTACGGTCTGGAACTGGAAACCATCTTCGAGCCGACCAGCAACGACCGCATCGATTTCAGCGCCAACTGGCTGCATGCCCGCTATACCGAATTTGCGGTGGCGAGCGGCGGGGTCAATGTGTCCTATGAGGGCAACAAGATGATCCAGTCGCCTGACTGGTCGCTGGCGGGTGGCTATCAGCATATCTTCGATCTGGGTAATGCCGAACTGACCGCGCGGGTTCAGAGCCATTATCAGACCCGCTCCTATTTCTCTTACCGCAACTATAAGAGCGAGTCCGAAGGGGCCTTCACCAAGACCGACTTCACGCTCAACTATGCGCCCAACGATGCAAGCTGGTCGGTGCTGCTCTATCTGCGCAACATTGAGAACAAGCGCGTAATCACCGACGTGACGGAATATGCGTCGACCTCGGTCTATCGCTTCCAGTTCTCCGAGCCGCGCACCTATGGCGCGCGCCTGACCTACAAGTTCTGA
- a CDS encoding sugar phosphate isomerase/epimerase: MIERRDVLKAVGLGAMAASMPGCANQAIGGAGASPRSKPLGLQLFTVVKMLENDFEGTLALVAALGYKEVETLGSFSRDPVMVRDALARHGLVSPSQHLMPGNLYDYFQKPPPTPAEKAAMSAQFDKAFQPESVDSFILEAIQRAKLMNQSYIVWQLAWRRSYTLADAERYARAFDRAGQLCADQGLGFAYHNHDWEFAPVDGTRPFDILVGHSDPKTVKVEIDFMWATKAGAEPIALFRQYPGRFRLCHLKDRDAAGNIVTVGEGVEDFKLLIDAGKAAGVEHFYLEFDRPTDPEREIRIAAEYLKPLLAN, encoded by the coding sequence GTGATCGAGCGTAGAGATGTTTTGAAGGCCGTAGGACTGGGCGCGATGGCGGCAAGCATGCCGGGCTGTGCCAATCAGGCGATCGGCGGGGCGGGGGCATCGCCCCGGTCGAAGCCGCTGGGCCTTCAACTCTTTACAGTAGTGAAGATGCTGGAGAACGATTTCGAAGGCACGCTCGCTCTGGTCGCGGCGCTGGGTTACAAGGAAGTCGAAACGCTCGGCAGCTTCAGCCGCGATCCCGTCATGGTCCGGGACGCTCTTGCGCGCCACGGCCTTGTCAGCCCGTCGCAGCATCTCATGCCCGGCAACCTTTATGATTATTTCCAGAAGCCGCCGCCGACGCCCGCCGAAAAGGCCGCGATGAGCGCCCAGTTCGACAAGGCGTTTCAGCCCGAAAGCGTCGACAGCTTCATCCTGGAAGCCATTCAGCGCGCCAAGCTGATGAACCAGTCCTATATCGTCTGGCAACTGGCATGGCGCCGAAGTTACACGCTGGCCGACGCAGAGCGGTATGCGCGTGCATTCGATCGAGCCGGTCAGTTGTGCGCTGATCAGGGCCTCGGGTTCGCATATCATAATCATGACTGGGAATTTGCACCCGTCGATGGGACGCGACCGTTCGACATTTTGGTCGGGCATAGCGATCCCAAGACGGTGAAGGTCGAAATCGACTTCATGTGGGCGACCAAGGCCGGGGCTGAGCCGATCGCGTTGTTCCGCCAATATCCGGGCCGCTTCCGCTTGTGCCACCTGAAGGACCGCGACGCTGCCGGCAATATCGTGACGGTTGGCGAAGGCGTAGAGGATTTCAAGCTGCTGATCGATGCAGGCAAGGCGGCCGGTGTCGAGCATTTCTATCTGGAATTCGATCGTCCGACCGACCCGGAGCGGGAAATCCGAATCGCGGCCGAATATCTCAAGCCCTTGCTGGCGAACTGA
- a CDS encoding MFS transporter → MSGGVAMAPASSGGDAGAAGWSRLQILVVLLCALINALDGMDVMIIAYVAPALASDWQVGVEALGVLFSAGLVGMMIGCILVAPFADIWGRRPTILLALVLMTIGALGCGLVGGLWSFALMRVVTGVGIGTLLASIAALVSEYAPAGRRSLAIGIFQAGYPVGAVLTGLVAILSIPTFGWQETMLGAGIISAVLIPVVWIFLPESVNFLETRQPAGALERINLLRGKLGRPALPHLAERPAASALPRMGDLLTQGRWRSTLTLWCATFLSFAVLYFITSWIPKLAVERGLDHGDAIWSGSIFNLGGVAGGLLIGWLAIRRPIGALIGLFFLACAALMILFTASLPLALLLCVACLLGMTLQGGFSGFYSLAAQVYPTSVRGAGIGWAVGIGRGGAVIGPMAGGLLLGAKLPLWLVFTCFAVPLCIAGVLAAITLRIGGNIIHD, encoded by the coding sequence ATGAGCGGGGGTGTCGCGATGGCCCCCGCATCGTCGGGGGGCGATGCGGGGGCGGCCGGATGGTCGCGGTTGCAGATATTGGTCGTGCTGCTCTGTGCGCTGATCAATGCGCTGGACGGCATGGACGTCATGATCATCGCCTATGTGGCGCCGGCTCTGGCCAGCGACTGGCAGGTTGGCGTGGAGGCGCTGGGCGTGTTGTTCAGCGCGGGGCTGGTCGGCATGATGATCGGCTGCATCCTCGTTGCGCCTTTCGCTGATATCTGGGGCAGGCGGCCCACCATCTTGCTGGCGCTGGTGCTGATGACGATTGGCGCGCTGGGCTGCGGCCTTGTCGGCGGACTATGGAGTTTCGCCCTGATGCGTGTTGTGACCGGCGTCGGCATCGGCACCCTGTTGGCCAGTATCGCGGCGCTGGTGAGCGAATATGCGCCGGCCGGTCGCCGATCGCTGGCTATCGGCATCTTTCAGGCTGGTTATCCGGTCGGCGCGGTGCTGACCGGGCTGGTGGCGATCCTTTCCATCCCCACATTCGGCTGGCAGGAAACCATGCTGGGCGCGGGTATCATCAGCGCGGTGCTGATCCCGGTGGTGTGGATTTTCCTGCCGGAATCCGTCAATTTTCTGGAGACGCGCCAGCCCGCAGGAGCACTGGAGCGGATCAATCTGCTGCGTGGCAAGCTGGGTCGGCCAGCGTTGCCCCATCTGGCCGAGCGGCCCGCGGCTTCGGCACTGCCGCGCATGGGCGACCTGCTGACGCAGGGACGCTGGCGCTCGACGCTGACTTTGTGGTGCGCGACGTTCTTGAGCTTTGCCGTGCTCTATTTCATCACCAGCTGGATTCCCAAGCTGGCGGTGGAGCGTGGCCTCGATCATGGTGATGCCATCTGGTCTGGCAGCATCTTCAACCTGGGCGGCGTGGCCGGTGGCCTGCTGATCGGATGGCTGGCGATCCGTCGGCCGATCGGGGCGCTGATCGGCCTGTTCTTCCTTGCCTGTGCGGCCCTGATGATCCTGTTCACGGCGTCGCTGCCGCTGGCGCTGCTGCTATGTGTCGCCTGTCTGCTGGGCATGACGTTGCAGGGCGGGTTCAGCGGTTTCTATTCGCTGGCGGCACAGGTCTATCCGACATCAGTGCGGGGTGCCGGGATCGGCTGGGCCGTCGGCATCGGCCGGGGCGGCGCGGTGATCGGCCCGATGGCCGGCGGTCTGCTGCTGGGTGCGAAATTGCCGCTGTGGCTGGTCTTTACCTGTTTTGCGGTGCCGCTGTGCATCGCCGGCGTGCTGGCGGCCATCACGCTGCGTATCGGAGGAAATATTATCCATGACTGA
- a CDS encoding MmgE/PrpD family protein → MTDMAVLSTSTVVPASQLLAGPQSEWLGQWSRFAVEARSMALPAVVIDRAKLVLLDSIGAMAGGMQEPEVQALVDAEATAEGVTLIGTGCRAPQSMAAFVNGVAGTTLELDEGNQFARGHPGIHVVPALLAAAGGDQRGDTLLRALVLGYDIGSRIGIASKLRVTMHPHGTWGTVGAAVGAATLAGADEAAIGNIINIAANLALATSRRTMLEGATVRNCFSGLSNQLGLMANTLHRSGFVGEKDAVATVYDSIVADDFQPDEMVAELGERWEIARNYFKMHAACRYTHAALDVVTGLMADHVIDSAQVSNIQVDTYCWAAQLDHPEPGTMLAAKFSIPFAVATTLVHGAATPDAFRLPARSNPVIADLAGRVQVREDVAMTASLPAERPARVTISMKDGWILSGTARVNRGDTEHPYGTDEIFAKFHSLADPVWGSEGAARIRDTVMAIDRADSLDGLLSLLSMPPLSHRA, encoded by the coding sequence ATGACTGACATGGCCGTCCTGTCGACGTCGACCGTCGTTCCTGCCAGTCAATTGCTGGCCGGTCCCCAGAGCGAATGGCTGGGGCAATGGAGCCGCTTTGCGGTCGAGGCCCGGTCCATGGCCTTGCCAGCGGTGGTGATAGACCGGGCAAAGCTGGTCCTGCTGGATTCGATCGGCGCCATGGCGGGCGGCATGCAGGAACCAGAAGTGCAGGCGCTGGTCGATGCGGAAGCGACGGCCGAAGGCGTGACGCTGATCGGGACGGGGTGCAGGGCGCCGCAGTCGATGGCGGCCTTCGTCAACGGCGTGGCGGGCACGACGCTGGAACTGGACGAAGGCAATCAATTTGCGCGCGGCCATCCGGGCATCCATGTCGTGCCGGCCTTGCTGGCGGCGGCGGGTGGCGATCAGCGCGGCGATACGCTGCTGCGCGCGCTGGTGCTGGGCTATGATATCGGATCGCGGATCGGCATCGCGTCGAAGCTGCGCGTCACCATGCATCCGCATGGCACATGGGGCACGGTCGGCGCCGCGGTGGGCGCCGCGACACTGGCTGGCGCGGATGAGGCGGCGATTGGTAACATCATCAACATCGCCGCCAACCTGGCGCTGGCGACCAGTCGCCGCACGATGCTGGAGGGGGCCACCGTCCGCAACTGCTTCTCGGGCCTGTCCAATCAGCTTGGGCTGATGGCGAATACGCTGCACAGGTCGGGCTTCGTGGGGGAGAAGGATGCCGTCGCGACCGTCTACGACAGCATCGTGGCCGATGATTTTCAGCCGGACGAGATGGTGGCGGAGCTTGGCGAGCGCTGGGAAATCGCGCGCAACTATTTCAAGATGCATGCGGCCTGCCGCTATACCCATGCCGCGCTCGATGTCGTGACGGGCCTGATGGCCGATCATGTCATCGATTCCGCGCAGGTGTCCAACATACAGGTCGATACCTATTGCTGGGCGGCGCAACTCGACCATCCCGAACCGGGCACGATGCTGGCGGCGAAATTTTCCATTCCCTTCGCCGTGGCGACGACTTTGGTCCATGGCGCGGCGACGCCCGATGCCTTCCGTCTGCCGGCGCGCAGCAATCCGGTCATCGCCGATCTCGCCGGGCGGGTGCAGGTGCGCGAGGATGTCGCGATGACGGCATCGTTGCCGGCCGAACGGCCCGCCCGCGTGACGATCAGCATGAAGGATGGCTGGATATTGTCCGGCACCGCGCGGGTCAATCGCGGCGATACCGAGCATCCCTACGGCACGGACGAGATTTTTGCCAAATTCCATAGCCTGGCCGATCCGGTCTGGGGCAGCGAAGGGGCTGCGCGCATTCGCGATACCGTGATGGCGATCGACCGGGCGGACAGTCTGGATGGGCTGTTGTCGCTGCTGTCGATGCCGCCTTTGTCACACCGCGCCTGA
- a CDS encoding FAD-dependent oxidoreductase encodes MTLLLTDEIAFDLSFPAIVVGAGGTGLAAALALRDAGVDVLVIERDPTPLGSTAMSTGLIPAAGTPEQAEAGITDSAEQFADDIMAKTKGKTDRAMALRLAEESADTVAWLRDSHGVPLTLVDGFLYPGHSARRMYGTPARSGGQLMAALESAAEQAGVIVLTDASVETLHVAGQAVTGVRIRRPDGALEDIGCDALILACSGFGGNADLIERWIPDMAGAVFHGHPGNKGDALAWGEAMGAAMADLSAYQGHGGLAAGHGVPILWPLIMEGGFQVNKMGERFSNEAAGYSEQAAKVNAQPDHVAWSIFDDRLHQLMRQFEDYRDALEAGAVVEAPNVAALAAATGLPVEALSQTLEDVAAMVVGEQADPFGRDFAGKPVLTAPYRAAKVTGALFHTQGGLVIDGNARVLTNDGNPMPNLFAGGGAARGISGPDADGYMAGNGLLTATTLGKLAGRAAANQINGN; translated from the coding sequence ATGACCCTATTGCTGACTGACGAGATTGCGTTCGACCTGTCCTTTCCCGCCATCGTGGTGGGGGCGGGCGGCACAGGGTTGGCCGCCGCGCTGGCGCTGCGCGATGCGGGCGTCGATGTGCTGGTGATCGAACGCGATCCGACCCCGCTGGGATCGACTGCCATGTCGACCGGCCTGATCCCGGCGGCTGGCACGCCCGAACAGGCGGAAGCGGGGATCACGGACAGCGCCGAGCAATTTGCCGACGACATCATGGCCAAGACCAAGGGCAAGACCGATCGTGCCATGGCGCTGCGTCTGGCGGAGGAATCGGCCGATACGGTCGCCTGGCTGCGCGACAGCCATGGCGTGCCGCTGACCCTGGTCGATGGTTTCCTTTATCCGGGGCACAGTGCCCGGCGCATGTATGGCACACCGGCCCGGTCGGGCGGACAGTTGATGGCGGCGCTGGAGTCCGCAGCGGAACAGGCGGGCGTCATCGTTCTGACCGATGCGTCGGTCGAAACGCTGCATGTCGCGGGTCAGGCCGTCACCGGGGTCCGCATCCGTCGGCCCGATGGCGCGCTGGAAGATATTGGCTGCGATGCGCTGATCCTCGCCTGTTCGGGATTTGGCGGCAATGCCGATCTGATCGAACGGTGGATTCCCGACATGGCGGGTGCGGTCTTCCACGGCCATCCCGGCAACAAGGGCGATGCGCTGGCCTGGGGTGAGGCGATGGGCGCGGCGATGGCCGACCTGTCCGCCTATCAGGGCCATGGTGGGCTGGCCGCCGGCCATGGCGTGCCGATCCTGTGGCCGCTGATCATGGAAGGCGGTTTTCAGGTCAACAAGATGGGCGAACGCTTCTCCAACGAAGCGGCCGGCTATTCGGAGCAAGCGGCCAAGGTCAATGCCCAGCCCGATCATGTCGCCTGGTCGATCTTCGATGATCGGCTGCACCAGCTGATGCGCCAGTTCGAGGATTATCGCGACGCGCTGGAGGCCGGCGCAGTCGTGGAGGCGCCGAATGTTGCTGCGCTGGCTGCTGCCACCGGTTTGCCGGTCGAGGCGCTGTCACAGACGCTGGAAGACGTTGCCGCCATGGTGGTGGGCGAGCAGGCCGATCCGTTCGGTCGTGATTTCGCCGGAAAGCCGGTGCTGACTGCGCCCTATCGCGCGGCCAAGGTGACGGGCGCGCTGTTCCATACGCAGGGCGGGCTGGTGATCGATGGCAATGCACGGGTGCTGACGAACGACGGCAATCCGATGCCCAACCTGTTCGCCGGTGGTGGCGCGGCGCGCGGCATCTCAGGCCCCGACGCCGATGGCTATATGGCGGGCAATGGCCTGCTGACGGCGACGACGCTGGGCAAGCTGGCCGGACGCGCTGCGGCGAACCAGATCAACGGCAATTGA
- the leuD gene encoding 3-isopropylmalate dehydratase small subunit, which yields MTPFTCMTAIAAPLIRDNIDTDAIIPSREMKTVGKTGLKDGLFAGWRYLAIGNRDPMPDFILNQPGYSDAKFLLSGANFGCGSSREHAAWALAEYGFRAIVAPSFNPIFHGNCIRNGIVPVTLAIDDIMKLADAMPAPIHISLEEMQVVGADGTALPFHLPKEARRALLLGLDPIGQTLLEIDCIKAFLAKDALSRPWIYSN from the coding sequence ATGACGCCTTTCACCTGCATGACGGCCATCGCCGCGCCGCTGATCCGAGACAACATCGACACCGATGCGATCATCCCCTCGCGCGAGATGAAGACGGTCGGGAAGACCGGCCTGAAGGACGGGCTGTTCGCGGGATGGCGCTATCTGGCTATAGGCAACCGCGATCCCATGCCCGATTTCATCCTCAACCAGCCCGGCTATAGCGACGCGAAATTCCTGCTGTCCGGCGCCAATTTCGGCTGCGGCTCCAGCCGCGAACATGCCGCTTGGGCGCTGGCGGAATATGGCTTCCGGGCGATCGTGGCGCCCTCCTTCAACCCGATCTTCCACGGCAACTGCATCCGCAACGGCATCGTACCGGTCACGCTGGCGATCGATGACATCATGAAATTGGCGGACGCGATGCCAGCACCGATCCATATCAGTCTGGAAGAGATGCAGGTTGTCGGCGCCGACGGTACTGCCCTGCCCTTCCACCTGCCGAAGGAGGCCCGTCGGGCCTTGCTGCTGGGACTGGACCCGATCGGCCAGACGCTGCTGGAGATCGATTGTATCAAGGCGTTTCTGGCGAAGGACGCCCTTAGCCGCCCATGGATTTACTCCAACTGA
- a CDS encoding 3-isopropylmalate dehydratase large subunit — translation MSKTLFEKLWDMHVVMDIDSDAALLAIDRVLMHERTGGVALESLALAGHPVLAPDRAFATMDHIVDTRPGRGDATLMPTGTAFIQATRQGARAAGIHLFDITDPRQGIVHVMSPEQGILIPGITLVCPDSHTCTQGAFGALAWGIGSSEAEHALATGTLRVQRPGTMRITVDSQLGPNVSAKDLALHILSRIGSAGARGKVLEYAGSAISALDAEGRMTLCNMATELGAFTAIIAPDQMIFDYVQGRPFAPQGADWDAALASWQSLYSDPDARFDTDLRFDAADVVPMVSWGTSPQQSLALGAPVPTAQAVAGRDTAEAHARARDYMDVTPGQPVTGLRIDGAFIGSCTNSRLSDLRRAAAILKSRHVADHVRAICVPGSSQVKAQAEAEGLDRIFLDAGFEWREAGCSMCFFAGGESFGPQERVISSTNRNFESRQGPSTRTHIASPETVAASALAGVIAAAPVRENSL, via the coding sequence ATGAGCAAAACCCTGTTCGAAAAATTATGGGACATGCATGTCGTCATGGATATCGACAGCGATGCCGCCTTGCTGGCGATCGACCGTGTCCTGATGCATGAGCGGACCGGCGGCGTTGCACTGGAAAGTCTGGCGCTGGCCGGGCATCCGGTGCTCGCGCCAGACCGCGCCTTCGCCACCATGGACCATATCGTCGACACGCGGCCGGGGCGCGGTGACGCGACGCTGATGCCGACCGGCACGGCCTTCATTCAGGCCACCCGCCAGGGCGCGCGCGCAGCGGGCATCCACCTGTTCGACATCACCGATCCACGGCAGGGCATCGTCCATGTCATGTCGCCCGAACAGGGCATATTGATCCCCGGCATCACGCTTGTCTGCCCGGACAGCCATACCTGCACACAGGGCGCGTTCGGCGCGCTGGCATGGGGCATCGGTTCCAGCGAGGCGGAACATGCGCTCGCCACCGGCACCTTGCGGGTTCAGCGCCCCGGCACGATGCGGATCACGGTGGATTCCCAGCTGGGTCCCAATGTCAGTGCCAAGGATCTGGCCCTCCATATCCTGTCGCGGATCGGATCGGCCGGTGCGCGCGGCAAGGTACTGGAATATGCCGGCAGCGCGATATCCGCGCTGGATGCCGAAGGGCGCATGACCCTGTGCAACATGGCGACCGAACTGGGCGCCTTCACAGCCATTATCGCGCCGGACCAGATGATATTCGACTATGTGCAGGGTCGCCCCTTCGCGCCGCAAGGGGCGGACTGGGACGCGGCATTGGCAAGCTGGCAATCGCTCTACAGCGATCCCGACGCCCGGTTCGACACCGACCTGCGCTTCGACGCCGCCGATGTCGTGCCGATGGTCAGCTGGGGCACCAGCCCGCAACAGTCGCTTGCCCTGGGCGCCCCCGTCCCGACCGCGCAAGCCGTCGCCGGTCGCGACACCGCCGAAGCCCATGCCCGCGCGCGCGACTATATGGATGTGACGCCGGGCCAGCCGGTAACGGGCCTGCGCATCGACGGCGCCTTCATCGGTTCCTGCACCAACAGCCGCCTGTCCGATCTGCGCCGGGCCGCCGCGATCCTGAAGAGCCGGCATGTCGCCGACCATGTCCGCGCAATCTGCGTCCCCGGCTCCAGTCAGGTCAAGGCACAGGCCGAGGCTGAAGGGCTGGACCGTATCTTCCTGGATGCCGGGTTCGAATGGCGGGAAGCAGGCTGCTCCATGTGCTTCTTCGCGGGGGGTGAGAGTTTCGGTCCACAGGAACGGGTGATTTCCTCCACCAATCGCAACTTCGAAAGCCGGCAGGGGCCATCCACCCGCACCCATATCGCCTCGCCCGAAACCGTTGCCGCTTCCGCCCTTGCCGGCGTCATCGCCGCAGCACCTGTCAGGGAAAACAGCCTATGA
- a CDS encoding GntR family transcriptional regulator, with protein MTKTAPSPENPASQLVSRSNAVPLYHQIFLGLRDQIMHGQLTFGAPVPTELELVAQHGVSRITARRALQELADSGLVERKRRVGTRVVYRTSAVPLEANVDQAVESLIAFGRNTPVKVIDIVEEPAPRQVADMLERTEGAMMLRGRRIRHLDRQPLGLTTSWVPADLGVKLTKTLLTKQPILDLMREAGFVAGSGRQTISARHADPETAAILNLEPRAALLRVERVIFDADNKAILYTIADYRADRYRLSLDLHGGAKPQMG; from the coding sequence ATGACCAAAACCGCACCCTCGCCCGAAAATCCCGCGTCTCAACTGGTTTCCAGATCGAACGCGGTTCCGCTCTATCATCAGATATTTCTGGGCCTGCGGGATCAGATCATGCACGGCCAGCTGACCTTCGGCGCGCCGGTGCCCACGGAACTGGAACTGGTGGCGCAGCATGGCGTGTCGCGCATCACGGCGCGGCGCGCGTTGCAGGAACTGGCCGATAGCGGTCTGGTCGAACGCAAGCGCCGCGTGGGAACGCGCGTGGTGTATCGGACCTCTGCCGTTCCACTGGAAGCGAATGTGGATCAGGCGGTCGAATCGCTGATCGCCTTCGGTCGCAACACGCCGGTCAAAGTGATCGACATTGTCGAGGAGCCCGCACCCCGGCAGGTCGCCGACATGCTGGAGCGGACCGAAGGCGCTATGATGCTGCGCGGTCGCCGTATCCGTCACCTCGACCGGCAGCCGTTGGGTCTGACGACCAGTTGGGTGCCGGCGGACCTGGGGGTCAAGCTGACCAAGACCCTGCTGACCAAACAGCCGATTCTCGACCTGATGCGGGAAGCCGGTTTCGTGGCGGGCAGCGGGCGCCAGACCATATCGGCGCGCCATGCCGATCCGGAGACGGCGGCGATCCTCAATCTGGAACCGCGCGCGGCGCTGCTGCGCGTGGAACGTGTGATCTTCGACGCCGATAACAAGGCGATCCTCTACACCATCGCCGACTATCGGGCCGACCGCTACCGGCTGAGCCTGGATCTGCATGGCGGGGCCAAACCGCAAATGGGATAG